The following are encoded together in the Plasmodium reichenowi strain SY57 chromosome 3, whole genome shotgun sequence genome:
- a CDS encoding hypothetical protein (conserved Plasmodium protein, unknown function), with the protein MYLLMSKFLVWIIIFGHFFLVHFFFCFKIPNNKITNVLTYDNLKKQRINSKHNTFFYKNDTLNKLLNRKKNKHILFYRSKKEKDIQESGYLYPFDHLEKKKTKFPPDPYIPSEHEKESSIDIFHDKINDDDLMIYEDDDDAKKYFGKTTFNTPNIIQKDEHSEDDQDDDLNDQNDDLINNPTNKLTNNPTNNPTNNPTNNPTHNPTHNPTHNPINSPNYQQVTQSNIILEEENNTNKTDIEKDIININFYSSEEKKIACEMIKDQIYYLLHSSMDKTFIETFNINIESHIVPSEKRICVSYNMKSHTFKRSISNLSDLIEFSNKLKYVLDERIHKLYYEDKNNENAYLNKTLRKELEIGKKERDVTNLSKKNLQMSIESSLKLIEKCMQNMYKQNYEITLHDLKLAYNMLPCKYYGFFLSNLCSTISTLSYYVNDLQGTFNFALKSIKYEPKYNVAWKCLGDAYRSFRKFWQAKNFYDIAIYLGYKDEKGERFEDIVQELNNLIENALKNVDLLKEHMNNSTNIIIKKNIGIVLNKNPDSIGGCYVSYIIEGSKASKKNLHHGDQIVALNNHVTYGKPIDFCLKAFQKNDGTYDIIFFKGNIIELYGLKAYKYLMKNDLFYALFENEQIVSFKRNETILFDMKGFGTFSEYGMSKAEFV; encoded by the coding sequence ATGTACCTTTTAATGAGTAAATTTTTAGTCtggataataatttttggtcatttttttcttgttcatttttttttttgttttaaaatTCCAAATAATAAGATTACGAATGTATTAACATATGATAATTTGAAGAAGCAAAGAATTAATAGCAAAcataatacatttttttataaaaatgatacCCTAAATAAGTTAttaaatagaaaaaaaaataagcatatattattttacagaagtaaaaaggaaaaagatATTCAAGAATCGGGTTATTTGTACCCTTTTGATCATctagaaaagaaaaaaacaaaattcCCCCCAGATCCATATATTCCTAGTGAACATGAAAAAGAAAGCTCAATAGATATATTTCATgacaaaataaatgatgatgattTAATGATCTatgaagatgatgatgatgccaaaaaatattttggAAAAACCACTTTTAACACGCCTAACATTATTCAGAAAGATGAACATTCTGAAGATGACCAAGATGACGATTTAAATGATCAAAATGATGACCTTATAAATAACCCTACAAATAAACTTACAAATAACCCTACAAATAACCCTACAAATAACCCTACAAATAACCCTACACATAACCCTACACATAACCCTACACATAACCCTATAAACAGTCCAAATTACCAACAAGTTACACAATCTAATATTATCCTAGAAGAAGAAAACAATACAAACAAAACAGATATTGAAAAGGAcataataaacataaacTTTTATTCATctgaagaaaaaaaaattgcatgtgaaatgataaaagatcaaatatattaccTACTTCATTCGAGTATGGATAAAACGTTTATTGAAACgtttaatataaatattgaaTCCCACATAGTTCCAAGTGAAAAAAGGATTTGCGTAtcttataatatgaaaagtCATACTTTTAAAAGAAGTATATCTAATTTATCTGACCTAATTGAATTCtctaataaattaaaatatgtcCTAGATGAAAGAATTCATAAATTATACTatgaagataaaaataatgaaaatgcTTATTTAAATAAGACTTTAAGAAAAGAACTAGAAATTGgtaaaaaagaaagagaTGTTACAAACTTatctaaaaaaaatttacaaatGAGTATTGAATCCtctttaaaattaatagaAAAGTGCATGcaaaatatgtataaacaaaattatgaaataaCATTACATGATTTAAAATTAGCTTATAATATGTTGCCATGTAAATACTATGGTTTTTTCTTATCTAATTTATGCTCAACCATATCTACATTGTCTTATTATGTAAACGATTTACAAGGTACATTTAATTTTGCCCTAAAATCTATAAAATACGAACCTAAATATAACGTTGCGTGGAAATGCTTAGGTGATGCTTATAGAAGCTTTAGAAAATTTTGGCAAGctaaaaatttttatgatatagCTATATATTTAGGATATAAGGATGAGAAAGGAGAAAGATTTGAAGATATTGTTCAAGAGttgaataatttaataGAAAATGCTCTGAAAAATGTagatttattaaaagaacatatgaacaattctacaaatataataatcaaaaaGAACATTGGAAttgttttaaataaaaatccAGATTCAATAGGTGGTTGTTATGTATCTTATATAATAGAAGGAAGTAAAGCtagtaaaaaaaatcttCATCATGGAGATCAAATTGTAGCATTAAATAATCATGTTACTTATGGGAAACCAATTGATTTCTGTTTAAAAGCATTCCAAAAAAATGATGGTActtatgatattatattttttaaggGAAATATTATAGAATTGTATGGTTTAAAGgcttataaatatttaatgaaaaatgatttattCTACGCACTCTTTGAAAATGAACAAATTGTATCCTTTAAAAGGAATGAAACTATCTTATTTGATATGAAGGGCTTTGGCACATTTTCCGAATATGGAATGTCGAAAGCGGAATTTGTATAG